GGCGCAGACCCATTTCGGGCGGGTGGCGGCGAGCGGCTGGCACACCTGCGCGATGACGATGGCGATGCTGGTCGAGCATCTCGGCGCGGACCCGCAGGCGGGCCTCGGCTCGCCCGGCGTCGACGAATTGCGCTGGCTGAAGCCGGTCTATCCGGGCGACACGTTGCGCGCCGAGAGCGAGATCGTCGAGGTCACGCCCTCGCGCAGCAAGCCCGATCTCGGCTCGTTCCGCTCGAACGTCACCGTGTTCAACCAGGACGACCTGCCGGTGCTGCGCTTCACCTCGATCGTGCTGATGCGCCGCCGACCGGCCTGACCCTCAATCGCGGATGTCGCGCCGGTTCTCGCGGCGCAGCGCGCGATTGTCCTGCCTGAATTCCCGACGGAATTCGCGCCGGTCCCCGCGCCGGTCCTGACGGAACTGGTCGCGCGTGACCTCGCCGCGCCGGAGCGCGCCGCGGTCGTCGCGCCGTTCCTGGCGGAAGGCGCGATTGTCCATCCGGCGGTCCTGGCGGAAGGCGCGCCGGTTGTCGCGCAGTTCGCCGCGGTCCTCGCGCCATTCGTTGCGGTCGCGCCGCCATTCGCCGCGGTCGTCACGGTCCCAGCGCCGGTCGCCCCAGCGCCGCCCGTCCCCGCGGCGGTCGCCGCGGAAGCCGTCCCAGCGGTCGCGGAAGTCGCCGCGCCATGCGTGGCGCCGGCCTTCCCAATGGCGGCGGTGATTGTCGTTCCAGCGGTGGCGGGAGCCGAACCGGTCGTAGATGAAGAAGCCCGTGCCCGGATAATAGAAATTGTCGTACCAGCCCCAATAAGGCGAGCCGTAGCCGCCCGCATAATAGGGATCGTAATAGCCGGCGCTGCTGTAGCCGACCGAGAGGCCGCCATAGCCGTAGCCGTCCTCGTAGCAGGCGCTGAGGCCCAACGTTGCGGCGGCGGCGAGAACGATAGTGCGGAGACGGGAAACGATCATGCGAACCTCCCGAACATGCGATGCGACCCGAGAGTCCGCCTCGCGCGGTGAACGACCGATGAATGGTTAACCCGCTGAAAACGAAAGCGCCTCGGCAAAGTTCCTGAGACGTAACGACGCGCATTGGCGGCGCTCAATCGCCCTTGAACGATACCAGGGAATGGACGGGAAAGCCCTCGCCGCGCAGCCGCTCGGCGCCACCCAGATTGGGCAGGTCGATGACGAAGCTGGCGCCGGTCACCGAGGCCCCTGCCCGCCGCAGCAGCCGCGTCGCCGCCAGCGCGCTGCCGCCGGTCGCGATCAGGTCGTCGACCAGCAGCACCTGCGCCCCGGGCGTGCACGCATCGACATGCATGGCGAGACGGTCGC
This portion of the Sphingomonas sp. LY54 genome encodes:
- a CDS encoding MaoC family dehydratase, with the protein product MKYLEDLEIGQKAAFGRYAVTREEVLEFARKYDPQPFHLSDEAAAQTHFGRVAASGWHTCAMTMAMLVEHLGADPQAGLGSPGVDELRWLKPVYPGDTLRAESEIVEVTPSRSKPDLGSFRSNVTVFNQDDLPVLRFTSIVLMRRRPA